The Phaseolus vulgaris cultivar G19833 chromosome 5, P. vulgaris v2.0, whole genome shotgun sequence genomic interval TAAACTTATCATAATAAATCTTTACATTCATATTTAGttatattatacatataaattaattagaGTCTACAACgataaatctatatttttaaaagagactatttaatgttattttagaATGATTCACtttaaatcagaaaaaaaaaacacttttgatAATCATTACAATTAGAAgtagttaaattaaaatacaacTCACATTTTCATAATCCTTATAACATGGTACATAATCTAAGAAATTCCAATATATTCCAAACAAATATATTGTATAAACTCaaactgaaaatttatttttctcaagATCATCATGACACATGAATTAGAATGGGTACACTAGCACTGACTCAATTCGGCTCTTTAATGTATTGTTTTGTCGTCCAAATCCATCTCCATAGTGGTATATGTAATGACTACTCCTTGCAAAGTTAATGGCAACATGAACAAAAGATTTAGGAAATATAGAATCCATAATTAAGTATTTGTTCAAGTTTTTCCATTCTTTATCAATCAAAGTTTTGAAGTATTCACGGGCTTTTTCTTCTGGAAGACTAGTTTCGTGCATATAGCTGACAATTGAATTTGAGGTTTCACCCCTCTCTATCTCGTCCTGTCCAGAATAACATGTTAGACATGATATTTCATCCATATAAGTTAACTaataagcttaccaaacaaagtTAGAATTACCGTTGATGTTGCCAAATCATCGACAAGTCTTATAATGGTGAATGAAGAGCTCAACAAGTCGTGGAGATTAGTTATAGAATGAAGCACTTGTTCTGTGATATCTTTGCTGATCAAGAAGTAGGAATGAGTAAGAACAACCACTCCCGTGATTGAGATCCTTGCATTTTGTAGGAACTCGTTGAATGGTGGAATAATTTTGTTGTAAAACCATTTTACTTCTTGGAGGTATGCCTTGCACAAATCCGACCACTATGGAGTAATCAAACAAACAATTTAGTTTTAGTGACACTGAATATATTTACGACATAAAGAACTAGTTGTGTTGTATTACGTACTGATTTTGTGAGGTAAGGAAGACATTTTATGCCTCGTTCTTTAAAGATGTCATAAGCCATCCCATTTACAGTGTTATAGATGGCTAAGAAGCACAATACCAAGTTGTCTGGAAGAGTGTTTATGGAATTCACGTTCCATCTTGTGTACATGCACATGTATAATAATATATGCTTAAATtagacatttttttaaaaaaattatagaacaAAGTAAAATAAACTCCATCTCATATTAGTTGAACAAACCTTTCAATAGCATCTGTGAAGAGCTCCAATTCATCTATAGTACCATAGATGTCATATACATCATCGAGAATTGTGAGTAATTGGCCCACCTTAGTGAGTTCTTTCTGACAGATAGCAAATTGAGGTTCAGAAATAATTGCCAGCGACCAAATATATAATTCTACTAATCTGTCTCGGgcaaattttaatttacttgAGAGGCCAATGTCAACCCACCACCTAAGTAACAACACATTAAAAGACATAAATATAATGAAAACAATAATTACATATGAGAAATAAAGTGAACATTCGATCtcacattattttatttaaattcttcctaatttttttgttttttcttcaaaGAAATATCTCTttaatatttaacattaattattaaaagaattatatttggataattattatgaattttaatgttattttttaatgaaaataaaaatttgcttcaataatatacaaaaacaaaaaatacattaaattttaatataaagttAGCAGGATAAAACTCCAATTCTAAAAATACCAAAAGAAATACGTAAATTTTCTTATGTTTTTCTCTTTATACCTGGATAgttcttttaatttgttttggcaTGATGCCTGCTCCATGTTGAAATCCAGTTTTGCAAGCTCTAACAGTAACAAATTATGCGGTTCTAACTTATCATATGTGTTAACGTATTGTCTTGCCACTAGTCTGCAACAACTTCTGTGATAGGGAAGCCCTTCCAATAAATGTCTAACTTTTCCCACCATTTTCGCTTCCATTAATCCTTCTTTCACTAAATTCATCAGATGTGTTTTTGTAAAGTCATTTGCCTCCCAAACACTTTCTCCTTCCAAGCTCAAGTATGAGGCTTCGTACAAACTTAACATTCCTTTTACATCGTTGCTAATTTCAGCCTTGAATTTTCCTTCTTCATCTTTGAAACTCCTAAAAATATCTGCATGCAcctcaaaataattaaaaatatctcATACTATGCCGTAATACCAAggtaaaagtataatttttttttatttaaaagtatttataatatatgaaaaaataaaaaaataaaaaaaataaaaaaacaacttgGTATATGTTTGTTGTCTagattttgttaaattttttctcataattgattataacaattaaaaaacaatatgcTGGTGTAATTATTCTTAGCAAAATAAGCTTTCTGGAATAAGTTCAGATGGAATATATAAACACAATGGTTTCAAGGTCTGAAGTCATACATGATTGGGTAGGGTATGACGACTGAATGAATGTATATTTTGAGGAATAAAAGTAGAAGGTATGTTATAggtattacgaagtggactttaagtctaactcaaccccataaaaccggctcatagggttgaggtttgcactcacttatatacaatgaaaggctctaatctctagtcgatgtgggatctccaacaataggaattaagattatatttttacaatttttattgtAAACAGAACCAATTActttcattaaatattttttctcataaaaagaaattaaataacttACTAACTTAGTTATTTGTaagtggaaaaaaaatatactcaacatatatttttaacataaattattaaaggaagagctaaaacaagaaatttaaaagtaacaaactatttattgaaACGGAAAACTAGAATTTGAAACTgcttttataaaatttgataatttgaaaaaaaaaatccaatcaGAATCAATTTGAATATTTGGTTAGTCGTGAattgtttagtttatttatagTGGACATAAAAAGGAATCACAAATGCTGAAATTGTATACCTTCCGAGACATCAAAGCCATGTCGTCTGAGAATTCCAAAAAGAAGAGCAGTTTCATGCAGACTTTTTCCGGTTCGGTCTTCGAAGTTTTCAATTGAAACAATTTTGAGAAGGGTTTTGTTTATCTCTTCCTCGAACTTGAAGGACAGTCCCAACCGTTCAATATCATCAATAAATTCAAGTAAGCTTAATGGTTCCATATCTGTTCCATTCATCTGAACTCGTACTTTCTCCTCTAACTTTGTTGCTCTTTCTTGTAGTGTTTCTATCTACGTTTAACATgcatgacaaaaaaaaaacattaatagtGAAAGCAATAATTCCAATACACTAATTTTTACAACAAAAAAATTGAAGGAAAATAAAGATTACCACAAACTTGTTTTCCAGGGATTGAATAAATTCATGAGTAAAAGGACTGGGTTGGAAATTATGTGGTCTACATGGGGTATGGTGTTTGTTGGCATCACCAACAAGTTGGCTTGAGGATCTAGAAGGAGTTTGTGTGGTAGCTAAACATATAGGGAGACTCATTGTCATGGTGCGTTCACTCTAAAGCTTACACTATGTGTAGTATCAAACATGTGATGCTCACCAATGTGTGCCTTCCCTCTATTTATACAACCCACCCTAAGTAGAAACAAAAGATACGACTTGTGGAAACCTACCCTGTGAAAATGACATTAAGATTTCATTTTAGGGATGTTATAAGAAACTTTTCCttttttctagatttttctaacttttttttcatttttttctttctctaacaTTTCTAGCTTTTAAAATGCCttcttttttatctctttaAAGTATTTGCAATTGTTGGAAATCCTACATCGACTAAATATTAGagtattttattgtatataaggaACTACAAATTTCACCttataaatcgattttataagatgaagttaagttagacttaaaattcacttcttaatatggtatatCATTAAAGATCTCATATCTCCTTATATATCTACTTATATATATGTAGTAGTGATTTTCATGAATATTTCCATGCGCCATCAACAAATTTCAGTGTCAATTGCTTTCAATTTTTTGCTGCCAGATTCAGTTAGACTTCAAATGCCTGGGTCCATTTAAATGCAAATTGCATTAAAAAACTTTTATAGTAGACCCCACTACTTGAAATTCTCAAATGTTCTCTCTCTCGCACTTCACCAAATCCAATTGATTTCAATTCAGTTCACCACGAAAATGTGGGTCCCGCAAATCTCCTTTCAAAAAATAGTAAACAAAGATGTAAGAATTCAATGCTTTGCACTGTGCTATTAATTTGAAGagaaataatgtaaaaatagacTCATCCTACAATATAATATGAATTAAAAGTTTAAGtaaaacaaaactaaataaaatattattactttGAATTTTCACGTAAATATGTCAATGAATGTTATCATATCGCCGCCGAAAGAgaaaagtaaattttatataaatacagttgcataaaaataaaaataaaattgaaaaaaaggcAAGAGACAAGCTAAAGGTAGTTTGGCTATTGTTATTCTGATCATGAACGAAAcaaagtaccaaaacaactcGAGAGATTACAATAGTCTCGTGAAGTTTGGTTATGGATATTCATGGTACACACGATGAATTTTCGACGGTAAATGTAATCTGTCACAAGTAATAATAGTATATATCCAACCTACAAgaaacatttaaatttttaagtataatatttattaaataaaaaataatatataaaagtttattaGATATTTGTTACGTAGGAGATTGTAagaatatatataaagtaaagAGTTATTTgatttcaattggaaaaattgagattatggttcatctttctcactctttcatattttgaaaagaaaCCATAATAATATTCTATCTTTGAGTGATATTGATgtccatataaaattcatttatatcgatttttcgcatataaaaaattattaagttagtttcctaaatatcgattcctcgcatatttataaaaattcattATCGTTACGATCAGATGTTGatagaaattaacatttcaaatttattcctaacattcatatatgttaagcattatcatttaggtttGATGATTAGGAGTATTTTTCAGtcaaatttaaggatcaaaatcatgataaaacaagtgttaagaataaaatgacaataccaattgTCAattaagaacataatattatgtttaaatatcacctcaatacataagagtttgaacacgTTACTCCTAATCCCAAAGGGTATAATTAGTCACTCATGTTAGCCATTATAAGCAtataaaacaagaaaagaagattcaggATGTTTATCCTTGACGGTTGCCTCCTCTAGAATTTTCTTTCTCCTTCTATTCTACCAATGATGTC includes:
- the LOC137834411 gene encoding isoprene synthase, chloroplastic-like, whose amino-acid sequence is MVGKVRHLLEGLPYHRSCCRLVARQYVNTYDKLEPHNLLLLELAKLDFNMEQASCQNKLKELSRWWVDIGLSSKLKFARDRLVELYIWSLAIISEPQFAICQKELTKVGQLLTILDDVYDIYGTIDELELFTDAIERWNVNSINTLPDNLVLCFLAIYNTVNGMAYDIFKERGIKCLPYLTKSWSDLCKAYLQEVKWFYNKIIPPFNEFLQNARISITGVVVLTHSYFLISKDITEQVLHSITNLHDLLSSSFTIIRLVDDLATSTDEIERGETSNSIVSYMHETSLPEEKAREYFKTLIDKEWKNLNKYLIMDSIFPKSFVHVAINFARSSHYIYHYGDGFGRQNNTLKSRIESVLVYPF